One window from the genome of Desulforamulus ruminis DSM 2154 encodes:
- the larC gene encoding nickel pincer cofactor biosynthesis protein LarC: MKILYYDCFSGISGDMNLGALVDLGVDGKYLAGELLKLQLDAEYQITIRKDAKKGINGTKVDVILTHQGHNHEHEHHHHHRNLQDIENIINGSSLSDAVKKSSLDMFMRIAQAEAKVHGKSIHEVHFHEVGAVDSIVDLVGAAIALDYLKVDKIMASPVQVGGGFVKCAHGLIPVPAPATVEILKGIPIQSGMVPFETTTPTGAAILAANVEEFTNQMAFSVEKIGYGLGTRDLEIPNVLRVYLGRTEASEATEEQYLLETNIDDMNPELYSYVEERLFENGALDVYKTPIIMKKGRPAIKLSILVNKEREKEILDVIFRETTSLGIRKVKVEKMMLDRNFSTIETPYGPVTIKKSCYTGKEIKYKAEYEDCKKIAKANNIPITKVYREVDKAMEKMLPGKG, encoded by the coding sequence ATGAAAATTTTATACTATGATTGTTTTAGCGGGATTAGTGGAGATATGAATTTAGGCGCTCTGGTGGATCTGGGTGTGGATGGGAAATACTTAGCCGGAGAGCTATTAAAGCTCCAATTGGATGCCGAATATCAGATAACCATAAGAAAAGATGCTAAAAAAGGCATAAACGGAACGAAAGTGGATGTCATTCTAACCCATCAGGGTCATAATCATGAACATGAGCATCACCATCACCATCGGAATTTGCAGGACATTGAAAATATCATCAATGGAAGCAGCTTGAGTGATGCGGTGAAAAAATCCAGCCTGGATATGTTCATGAGAATCGCTCAAGCGGAGGCAAAGGTTCATGGAAAATCCATTCATGAGGTTCATTTCCATGAAGTTGGCGCTGTTGATTCCATTGTGGATCTGGTGGGGGCGGCCATAGCCTTGGATTATTTAAAAGTGGATAAAATTATGGCTTCCCCTGTTCAGGTAGGAGGAGGATTTGTAAAGTGCGCCCACGGTCTTATACCGGTTCCGGCCCCGGCCACGGTTGAAATTTTAAAAGGCATTCCCATTCAGTCCGGGATGGTGCCCTTTGAGACCACCACACCCACAGGAGCGGCAATTTTGGCAGCCAATGTGGAAGAGTTTACAAACCAGATGGCCTTTTCTGTGGAGAAGATTGGCTATGGGCTGGGAACCCGGGACTTAGAAATCCCCAATGTTTTAAGAGTGTATTTAGGGAGGACCGAAGCCTCGGAAGCAACAGAAGAACAATACCTGCTTGAGACCAATATTGACGATATGAATCCGGAATTGTACAGCTATGTGGAGGAACGGCTTTTTGAAAACGGGGCCCTGGATGTTTACAAAACACCCATCATCATGAAAAAAGGAAGACCGGCCATCAAGCTGAGCATCCTGGTGAATAAAGAGCGGGAAAAAGAAATACTGGACGTTATTTTTAGAGAAACCACTTCCCTTGGCATTCGAAAAGTGAAGGTTGAAAAAATGATGTTGGATAGGAATTTTTCAACCATTGAGACCCCATATGGCCCGGTTACCATTAAGAAGTCCTGTTATACTGGGAAAGAGATTAAATATAAAGCAGAATACGAGGATTGTAAAAAAATTGCAAAAGCAAATAATATCCCCATTACCAAGGTTTACCGGGAAGTGGACAAAGCCATGGAAAAAATGCTCCCAGGAAAGGGATAA
- the larB gene encoding nickel pincer cofactor biosynthesis protein LarB: MNKSDVRRLLESVKDGRMGIEEASKQIEDLPYKDLGFAKVDNHREIRVGYPEVVYCAGKTVKQVKDTIQFMLTKENNILATRANEEMYQAVKEICPEAGYNSLGRVITIRKREEPLTDSYIAIVAAGTSDLPVVEEAAETASLLGNRVEKIVDVGVAGIHRLFSKMEVIRGAKVVIVVAGMEGALASVIGGLVDKPVIAVPTSVGYGANFGGLAALLSMLNSCAGGVSVVNIDNGFGAAYNASIINKL, translated from the coding sequence ATGAATAAAAGTGATGTAAGAAGATTACTTGAGTCTGTAAAGGATGGCCGGATGGGCATAGAAGAGGCCTCAAAACAAATAGAGGATTTACCCTATAAAGACTTAGGTTTTGCTAAAGTCGACAACCATCGGGAGATCCGGGTTGGCTATCCGGAGGTCGTCTATTGTGCGGGAAAAACCGTCAAGCAAGTAAAAGACACCATTCAATTTATGCTTACCAAGGAGAATAACATTCTGGCTACCAGAGCCAATGAGGAGATGTATCAGGCCGTAAAAGAAATCTGTCCGGAGGCCGGGTACAATTCCCTGGGCAGAGTTATCACCATTAGAAAAAGGGAAGAACCTTTAACGGACAGCTATATTGCCATTGTTGCAGCAGGAACCTCCGACCTGCCGGTAGTGGAGGAAGCCGCCGAGACGGCAAGTTTATTGGGCAATCGAGTTGAGAAAATTGTTGATGTAGGGGTTGCCGGAATTCACAGGCTTTTTTCAAAAATGGAGGTCATTCGGGGGGCCAAAGTGGTGATTGTGGTTGCAGGAATGGAAGGAGCACTGGCCAGTGTGATCGGGGGTCTGGTGGATAAACCGGTCATCGCAGTGCCTACCAGTGTTGGGTATGGGGCAAACTTTGGGGGCCTTGCGGCCTTGTTATCCATGTTGAACAGTTGTGCCGGCGGGGTGAGTGTAGTCAACATCGATAATGGCTTTGGCGCGGCGTACAATGCTTCGATTATAAATAAGCTTTGA
- a CDS encoding glutamate--cysteine ligase, protein MDYKEKAHFLTEILKLGEKRDRQCMVGVEIEHIVVDKNSWNSIHYYQKDGIETILKKLMRFAYKPKFEGDSLIGLEHEDYIITLEPGGQLEISIRPCSSLKKIELIYFQFLQQVIPILEEQNQFLMALGYHPKSTIADIPFIPKKRYQLMSAYLKEKGKYAHNMMKGTASLQISIDYYDEEDFIKKMRVAHFLSPVLAVISDNAPIFEGKDYEQNSLRSLIWQNTDPARSGTIPGVMDQSFGYQEYADYLLNVEPILFLKDDRALSAGNRKISDLLDQYVFTVPELEHLFSMVFPDARAKNYIEIRTGDSLPHPFSFSYIAFIKGLFYNQAALDYLFQLTETVDSETLEKYKQSMIQKGLKGDFASKTLIDFLPPLFDWAREGLPVEEIHYLQPLENLILSQENVLHRTREKLDKEGLDGLRSCILNDLIQEECLSC, encoded by the coding sequence ATGGATTATAAAGAAAAGGCTCATTTTTTAACAGAAATATTAAAATTAGGAGAGAAGAGAGACCGGCAGTGTATGGTCGGGGTTGAGATTGAACATATTGTCGTGGATAAGAACTCATGGAATTCCATTCATTATTATCAAAAGGACGGCATTGAAACTATTCTCAAAAAACTTATGAGATTTGCTTACAAGCCCAAATTTGAAGGGGATTCTTTAATTGGTCTGGAGCATGAAGACTATATTATAACCTTGGAACCGGGCGGACAATTAGAAATTAGTATCCGTCCCTGCAGTTCCCTGAAAAAAATTGAATTGATTTATTTTCAATTTTTGCAGCAAGTCATTCCTATTTTAGAGGAACAAAATCAATTTTTAATGGCTCTTGGTTATCATCCCAAGAGCACCATTGCGGACATTCCTTTTATTCCCAAAAAAAGGTATCAATTGATGTCTGCTTATTTAAAAGAAAAAGGCAAATATGCTCACAACATGATGAAGGGAACGGCATCCCTTCAGATTTCCATTGATTATTATGACGAAGAAGATTTTATAAAGAAAATGAGGGTAGCACATTTTCTTTCGCCGGTATTAGCCGTTATTTCCGATAACGCTCCTATTTTTGAAGGCAAGGATTATGAACAAAATAGTTTGAGAAGCCTAATCTGGCAAAACACCGATCCTGCCCGTAGCGGCACTATCCCGGGGGTTATGGATCAGTCCTTTGGTTATCAAGAATATGCCGATTACCTTTTAAATGTGGAGCCCATTCTCTTTTTAAAGGACGATCGGGCGCTGTCTGCAGGAAATAGGAAGATTAGCGACCTGCTGGATCAATATGTTTTTACCGTTCCAGAACTGGAGCATTTATTTTCCATGGTTTTCCCGGATGCCCGGGCCAAAAACTATATTGAAATACGAACCGGGGACAGCCTGCCCCATCCTTTTAGCTTTTCTTATATTGCCTTTATAAAAGGTCTGTTTTATAATCAAGCAGCTCTAGATTATTTATTTCAGTTAACAGAAACCGTGGATTCTGAAACACTGGAAAAATATAAGCAATCGATGATACAAAAGGGTCTGAAGGGCGATTTTGCTTCTAAGACCCTAATAGACTTTTTACCTCCTTTGTTTGATTGGGCCAGGGAAGGTCTTCCGGTTGAAGAGATACATTATTTGCAACCCTTGGAGAACTTGATTTTGTCACAGGAAAATGTTTTGCACAGGACGAGAGAAAAATTGGATAAAGAAGGACTGGATGGATTAAGATCGTGTATATTAAATGACTTGATTCAGGAGGAATGTCTTTCATGCTAG
- a CDS encoding circularly permuted type 2 ATP-grasp protein — MLAMNLFNQYRAQVLADPGRYITSYKQVFDEVQRSAAQYKGKPVAFLYQPLFLSEANIQQFDQLTQKLYGILEKVIQHYLADKGFRAYFGFSPLLEKLILKDPGYKIDIPIARFDIFYDFESGSFQFCELNTDGSSAMVEQQELAKIFSNALTIQEFKKDYKIYDFELFDSLVEVIKSKYKEFSKGSSQKPQVAIVDWLEGKAPSEFVEFQKAFERAGCQAVIADPRGLAYRDGKLYYQDFRIDCIYRRAVTWEIIEKADSVKGFIDAYLNGDVCVVGPLRSQIAHNKIIFALLHDAAKTPFLTQEERNFVKNHIPFTTIFDSNNPDLVEDAIANKDQRILKPMDRYASKGVRAGRDHSAEEWLKIIQEEAKEEYLLQEFCRVPKVPMAFFKDGEAKFRECGFTIGLFMYGGSMQGVYTRAGVETIIGSLTESYSVPSFVFVEK, encoded by the coding sequence ATGCTAGCAATGAATTTATTTAACCAATATCGGGCCCAGGTACTGGCAGATCCAGGCCGATATATCACTTCTTACAAGCAGGTGTTTGATGAAGTGCAGCGTTCTGCCGCTCAGTATAAGGGGAAACCGGTGGCTTTTCTTTATCAGCCGCTGTTCTTAAGCGAGGCCAATATCCAGCAGTTTGACCAATTGACCCAAAAGCTGTATGGCATTTTGGAGAAGGTGATTCAGCATTATCTGGCAGATAAAGGTTTTCGGGCCTATTTTGGATTTTCTCCACTGCTGGAAAAATTAATTTTAAAGGATCCGGGTTATAAAATTGATATACCCATCGCAAGATTTGACATATTTTATGATTTTGAAAGTGGCAGTTTCCAGTTTTGTGAATTAAATACGGATGGATCCTCTGCCATGGTAGAACAGCAGGAGTTAGCGAAAATCTTTAGCAATGCCCTGACCATTCAGGAATTTAAGAAGGATTATAAAATTTATGATTTTGAATTGTTTGATTCACTGGTAGAAGTTATAAAAAGTAAATATAAGGAATTCAGTAAAGGCAGCAGCCAAAAGCCCCAGGTAGCCATTGTGGACTGGTTGGAGGGAAAGGCTCCCAGTGAATTTGTGGAGTTCCAAAAAGCCTTTGAACGAGCCGGCTGCCAAGCCGTCATTGCTGATCCGAGAGGGCTGGCATATCGGGACGGAAAATTGTATTACCAGGATTTTAGAATTGACTGTATCTATCGCAGGGCCGTAACCTGGGAGATCATTGAAAAAGCAGATTCGGTGAAGGGTTTTATTGATGCCTATTTGAACGGGGATGTTTGTGTGGTTGGACCCTTACGGTCTCAAATTGCTCATAATAAAATTATTTTTGCCCTGTTGCATGATGCGGCAAAGACGCCTTTCTTAACCCAAGAAGAACGAAACTTTGTAAAAAACCACATTCCCTTCACAACCATTTTTGATTCAAATAATCCTGATCTAGTAGAGGATGCCATTGCCAATAAAGACCAAAGGATATTAAAACCCATGGATCGGTATGCTTCCAAGGGGGTTCGGGCAGGCCGGGATCATTCGGCTGAGGAATGGCTTAAGATTATACAGGAGGAAGCGAAGGAAGAATATCTGTTGCAAGAATTCTGCAGGGTTCCCAAAGTGCCCATGGCCTTTTTTAAGGATGGAGAAGCAAAGTTCAGAGAATGCGGCTTTACCATCGGCTTATTTATGTATGGTGGAAGCATGCAGGGAGTCTATACCCGGGCAGGGGTAGAGACCATCATTGGAAGCCTTACGGAAAGCTACTCCGTTCCGAGTTTTGTTTTTGTGGAGAAATGA
- a CDS encoding lactate utilization protein: MEVKKWHNAALGQKIVETLIKNEFDAVYLSTVKEAADFIMKHVQPESTVGFGGSMTIRNMGIQDKVKAVGGKVLDHGAPGLSREEVVAVARKEMLSDLYLCSSNAITLDGALVNIDGMGNRIAAMNFGPKKVIVVVSVDKVCKDEAAAFDRLETIAAPMNNKRLETSNPCIKTGICADCQGKTRICRMYSVTRKKPMATDITVVVVGESCGF, from the coding sequence ATGGAAGTAAAAAAATGGCATAATGCAGCACTGGGTCAAAAGATTGTGGAGACTTTAATAAAAAATGAATTTGACGCCGTGTATTTATCAACGGTAAAGGAAGCCGCGGATTTTATTATGAAGCATGTGCAACCGGAATCCACCGTAGGCTTTGGCGGTTCTATGACCATACGAAATATGGGCATCCAGGATAAGGTAAAAGCGGTTGGCGGCAAAGTGCTGGATCATGGCGCACCCGGTCTTAGCCGGGAGGAAGTGGTGGCTGTGGCCAGGAAAGAAATGCTAAGTGATTTGTATTTATGCAGCAGCAATGCAATTACGCTGGATGGGGCGCTGGTAAATATAGACGGCATGGGAAACAGAATCGCCGCCATGAATTTTGGCCCAAAAAAGGTAATCGTGGTAGTGAGTGTTGATAAAGTATGTAAGGATGAAGCGGCCGCCTTTGACAGATTGGAAACAATCGCCGCTCCTATGAATAATAAAAGACTGGAAACTTCCAACCCATGTATAAAAACAGGTATATGCGCTGATTGTCAGGGCAAAACCAGAATCTGCAGAATGTATTCCGTAACGAGAAAAAAACCTATGGCTACGGATATTACGGTGGTGGTTGTGGGAGAGTCCTGTGGATTCTAA